A window of Lysobacterales bacterium genomic DNA:
CAGCGTGTCTGCGCGCTGCGGCTGGCTCGAAAGCATCGTTCACCACCCTCCACTCACCACCCTCCACGCTCTACGCACCTCACACTTCTTTCTTCTCACTTCTCACTTCTCACTTCTCAACACTCACTACTCACTTCCAGCTGCCCACTCCCACTCCCAAGGAAGCAGGAAGCCCAAGCGCCATGATCTGCGCTCGGCTCCTTAAGCGCTGCGCGTTAGCCTAGAGACCCGCCTCACGCCGAGCTTTCCATGTGCGGTCGCTACACCAATGCCACCACCTGGGCCGAGGTCCATGCGGCTTCGACGCCGCTGCCGGTGCTCGCGCCCGCGGAGCCGCCGGGCATCGAGCTCAACATCGCGCCGACCGCGCTGGCCTGGGTGCTGCGGCCCGACGCCGAGGGCGTGCTGCGTGCGGCACGCCTGCGCTGGGGCTTGGTGCCGGCCTGGTCGGAAGCTCCCTCGACGAAGTTCTCGGCCTTCAATGCGCGCGTCGAAAGCGTCGCCGAGAAGCCGGTGTTCCGCGGCGCCTTCCGCGCGCGCCGCTGCCTGGTGCCGGCCTCGGGCTGGTACGAGTGGCGCGAGGAGGCCGGACGCAAGATCCCGCATCTGTTCGAGCCCGCCGCCGGCGGGGCCCTGCTGTTCGCCGGCCTGTGGGAGCGCTGGCAGCGCGGCGACGAGGCGGTCGAGAGCTTCACGATTCTGACCACCGAAGCGCGTGGCCAGGTCGCCGAGGTGCATGACCGCATGCCGGTGCTGGTCGCGCGCGAAGACGCGCGGCAGTGGCTGGATCTGTCCTTGCTCGAAGCCGAAGCCTTCGCGCTGTCGTTGCAGACGCCTGCCCTCAAGGTCGAGCGTGGGCGCGCGCCGCCGGCTTCGCCGCGCAGGCCGCGTCTGGCGCCCGCGCCCGAGCAGCCCGGTCTGTTCTGAGTTCAGCCGCGTCGACCCAGCGCTTGCAGCCGGCCACCGCCTGCACCACCATCCGCGCCCCGCTTCACAGCGCCCCGCGTCCCAAGGAAACCGCCATGTTCCGCATCGGCACCGGCTACGACGTCCACGCCTTCGGCCCCGGCGATTTCGTCACTCTCGGCGGCGTGCGTATCCCGCATGGCCGCGGCATCGTCGCCCACTCCGATGGCGACGTGCTGATCCATGCCCTGTGCGACGCATTGCTGGGCGCGCTGGCGCTGGGCGATATCGGCAAGCATTTCCCGCCCTCGGACGACCGCTGGAAAGGCGCGGACAGCCGCGACCTGCTGCGCGCCGTGCTGGCGATGCTGAAAGCGCGCGGCTGGGCGGTGGTGAACGTCGACAGCGTCGTGGTCTGCGAGCGGCCCAGGCTGCTGCCGCACATCGAGGCCATGCGCGTGAATCTTGCGGTGGATCTCGAGATCGACGGCGACGCCGTCAGCGTCAAGGCCACCACCAGCGAGAAGCTGGGCTTCACCGGCCGCGAGGAAGGCATCGCCGCCCAGGCCGTGGCCCTGCTTCAGAAGGTGGGCGCATGAGCGCGGTGCCGGAGCGGCCGCGCGCGCTGGGTGAGGCGGTGCTGAGGGCACGCATCCGCGAGCAGCCCGAGGATTTCCGCGTCGATGAGGTGCTGGGCTTCGCCCCGGGCGGCGGCGGTGAGCACCTGTTCGTTTGCATCGAGAAGCGTCAGGCCAACACCGGCTGGATCGCCAAGCAGCTGGCCAAGTGGGCGGGCATTGCGCCGATGGGCGTGGGCTATGCGGGGCTGAAGGATCGCCACGCGGTGACCCGCCAGTGGTTCAGCCTGCACCTGCCCAAGCGCATCGCCCCGGCCACCGCGTTTGAAGACGCCGAGGCCGTGCTGATCGAACAGGCCTGGCACAACCGCAAGCTGCCGCGCGGGGCGCTGAAGGGCAACCGCTTCCACCTGCGCCTGCGCGGGGTCGACGGCGCCCGCGAGGCCATCGAACAGCGCCTCGCCGACATCGCCGCGCGCGGCGTGCCCAACTACTTCGGCGCCCAGCGCTTCGGTCGCGACGGCCGCAACCTCCAGGCTGCCGAGGCGATGTTCGCGGGGCGTCGCGTCGATCGCGAGGAGCGCTCGATCCTGCTGTCGTCCGCGCGCTCGGCGATCTTCAACACCGTGCTGGGCGCGCGCGTGCAGCGCGGCGACTGGGACGCGCTGGCCGAGGGCGAGGTCTGCATGCTCGACGGCAGCCACAGCGTGTTCGGGCCCGAGCCGATCACGCCGGAGCTCGCCGAGCGTGCGCAGCGCATGGACATCCACCCGACCGGGCCGCTCTGGGGCACTGGCGCCTTGCGCTGCGCGGGTGCGCTTGCCGAACTGGAGACGCAGTGCGCGGCGCAGTTCGAGGCGCTGCGAGCCGGATTGGAGTCGATCGACCTCAAGCAGGAGCGTCGCGCGCTGCGGCTGCCAGTGCGCGAGCTGGTGTGGCGCTTCGAAGATGACGTGACCCTGCAGATCGAGTTCTTCCTGCCGGCGGGCGCGTTCGCGACCAGCGTGCTGGAAGCGCTTGGCGAGATCACCGATGCCGCAGGGCGAGGCGGGGAGTAGTCGCGAGCGCCGGATTCCGTCGCGACGCGCGAACACGGATCGCGCAAGGCTGGGCGCGCCGTTGGTCGCGGATTGTCGCCGTTTCCGAGACAGAGGCGAGCGTTTGGCTCCGGTGGGTCAAGACCCACCCTATGGCTCGGGGGCAAGACCCTTGTCGAGGCGAGCGTTGGGCTGGGCCCTTCGTCGCGAATTGTCGCCCTCTTCGAGACAGAGGCGAGCGTTGGGCTTCGGTGGGTCAAGACCCACCCTATGTTCCTGGTGGGTCAAGACCTACCCTATGGCTGTCCGGCTGTTCGAAACCCCGGTACCCCGCGCGACGCATAGGGTGGGTCTTGACCCACCGGTGCTCGACGCTTGCGGCAGCGCAGGTTCGACCGCGGGCGGTGCCTCGACGACGTCGGCCTGCGACGCGCCTCGCGCTTGGCCGCGCGGCGGGGCGCGGCCTCGGGGCCGAGGTCTACTTCATGATCCTGCGCAGCGGCTTCGGCGGCTCCAGCGTGGCGATGAAGCCCTCGGGCTCGGCCTGCTCGTTCATCTGCAGCACCACCACCGGCAGCTTCTCGAAGCTCGCGCGCAGCTCGTGGGGCAGGGACAGCGGGGCGCCGAGGGCGGTGGCGACCACGTCGTCGCTGACCGGTGGGGTGGTTCTGCGGCGCTCCACGCCGGTGAAGCGCCAGCGGTTGAACTCGGCCCAGAGCAGCAGCACCACCACGCCGCTGCCGGCGAGGATCGGCAGCAGCAGGCCCGGCATGCCCTCGCCGGTGAGCAGCGGCGCGGTCAGTTCGACCCAGGCGTAGCGCAGGCCGAGCACCCAGGCCAGGGTCGTCAGGGCCGGCGCAATCAGCCAGAAGTAGGCCGCCCAGGCGGCGCCGGTGAGCAGGTGCGAGAGCGTGCGGTCGCGCCAATGGACTTTCTCGGGCGCCACGATCAGCGGGCCCTGCGGCTTCAGCTGATGCGCCGTGGCGGCGACCTGGTCGGCCGGGTTCAGAGTCTTCTGGCTCACTGCACGCCCCGATCCGGGCTGACCCAGGTGGCGCGCTTGGGCTTGCCGCGGAAGAGCGTCTTCGGCACAGCGACGACGGTGGTGAACAGGCTGAGCAGCCAGTAGGCGATCGGGTACCAGACCATCCAGAAGTAGTTGCGGCCCACGCCCGCTTCGTAGCGGCGGTCGATGATCATCGACACCCCGAACTGGGTCATGCAGATCAGCGCCAGCACCATGCCGTGCCAGCGCGGCAGGATGGTGTCGACGTACAGCGCTGGCGGCATGTCGAAGACCAGGCCGATCGCCCACAGCACCAGGATGCCCAGCATCACGTAGGCCCAGATCACGCTGAAGAAGTACTCTGCCAGCACGCCCCACATCCGCCGCTTCTTCCAGTTGAGCAGGTTGCCGGCGTGCTTCATCAGCACCTCGACGCCGCCCTGGGCCCAGCGCAGGCGCTGCTTCCACAGGCCCTTGTAGGTTTCCGGCATCAGGATCCAGCACAGCGCATTGGGCTCGTAGCGGATGTCCCAGTGGTCGAGCTGCAGGCGCCAGCTGATGTCGATGTCCTCGGTGATCATGGTTTCGTTCCAGAAACCGATGCGCTCCAAGGCGGTCTTGCGGAAGCCGGCGATCACCCCGGACAGGGTGAAGATGCGGCCGTACACGCGCTGGGCGCGCTTGATCATGCCGATGATCGAACTGAACTCGCCGACCTGCAGGCGCCCCAGCAGGGTGCTGCGGTTGCGGATGCGCGGGTTGCCGGTGACCGCGCCCACGCGCGGGCCGGAGGCCAGGTGCCAGACCATCCAGCGCGTCGCCCACGGGTCGAGCATGGCGTCGCCGTCGATGCAGATCAGGTACTCGCCGCGCGCGGCGAGCGTCCCCATGCGCAGGGCGTTGGCCTTGCCGAGGTTGCGGCTCAGATGGATCACGCGCAGCCGCGGAAAACGCTCGGTCAGGCGGTTCAGATGCTCGGCGGTGTCGTCGGTCGAGCCATCGTTGATGGCGATGATCTCGAAGTCGGGATAGATCTGCGCGGCCAGCGCGGAGATCGTGTCCTCGCAGTTCGGGCCCTCGTTGTGGCAGGGCACCAGCAGGCTGGCGAAGGGGTACTCCTTCATCTCCGGCGGCTGGTGCCGCGGCGGCTCGTGACGCTCGCGGCGCAGGAAGTAGTAGAGGCCGCCGCTCATCCACACGATCGACATGGTCGCCGGGTAGTAGAACGCGAAGCCGAAGAAGACACTCAGGAACTCGGGATTCTGCAGCCAGCTCATTGGCGCGTCCCGTCGTCCTGCCGCAGGTAAGGGAAGCGACGCGCGCTGGCCGCCGCGCGCGCAGCCTGCAGCCCGGGCTGAGCGCGGAGGAAATCGTCCGGGTAGTAGGCGAGATGGCGCACGCCGCGCGCGCGCAGCTGGCGCGCCCAGTCGATGAGTTCCGCATCTTCGATGGCGCGGCCACCGGCCCAGTCGCGGGTCTGCAGCACGAAGACGGTGCGCTCGAAGCCGGGGTCCAGGGCTTCGACCCGCCCGGCCAGCGTCAGCAGCCACTCGCGTTCCTTGCGGGCGCCCTCCATGCGCGGCATCGCCATCAGGGCAACGCGGTCGTAGGCGGCCAGCATCGAAGCATGGTCCTGGGCGAACCAGGCGACGCTCACGGGCTCCAGCAGGGGGCGCGCATACAGGTTGCGGGCGGTGCGCAGGCGCGGGCGCTCGTTCTCGGCGGCCGCTTCGAGCGTCCGGGTCAGCTCCACCAGCGCCTGCACGCGCTCGGCGTCATCCGGCAGGGCCTCACGCAGTTCGTCTTCGCGCAGGAAGGCATCGTCGTGGAACAGCAGGCCCTGGATCGGCGCGCGCGCGGCGAGATCGGCATAGATCTCGGCGACGCGCTCGACCGTGCGCGGGTCGGTGGGGTCGAGCCGCGGGATCTCGCCAGCGTTCGAGGTCGCCAGCGCGCGCGGCGCGTCTTCCGACGCCGGCCAGTGCCAGCCCAGCACCGGCAGCCAGGCATGGACTTCGACTCCGGTCTTGCGGCGCAGAAGTTCGGCCACGCGCCCGAACAGCTCGGCCTGCACCGGCAGGTGGCGGTTGCCGAAGTACAGGGCGTCGGCCGCGCCGTCGCCGTCGGGGTCGGCGAAGGCCTGCAGCCAGACGTGGCTCGGTGCGATTGCATCGATGCGCTCGATCAGCGCATCGAGATTGCGCTCAAGCTGGACCGGGTCGGGATCGAAGACGTAGTCGAGGTCGACCTGCACCGCGCGGAAGGCCGGCGCGCGGCGCGGCGCCAGCTCTGCGGCGAAGTCGGCGAGGCTGGCCTCGCTGGCTACATCGAGGCGCGCGAGCACGGGCCAGGCGTCATCGTGCTGGGCGCGACCGGAGAGATCGAAACCGAGCGCCATGCCGCGCATGTCGGCTTCGCGCATGCCTAGCGGCGTCCATGCGCCCAGCGGCCAGGCGATCGCGCGCGGCGTGCGGCCGACGCCGTCCTCGACCGCTTCGCGGCTGAGCTGCAGATCGGCCGCCACGCGCGCGGCGAAGTCACGGGACGTTTCCAGCGCTGAACCTTCGAAGCGGCGCAGGCTTGGCGAGGGCAGGGGGGCGGCGTCCTCGGCGCGCGGCCAGGGCTGGTCCAGCGCATGGCCTGCGCTGACCAGTTCGATCGAGCCCTCGTCGGCGATGCGCTTCAGCGCGGGCCAGTCGAGGCGCCCGGCGTCGCTGCCGATGCGGGCCGTGGGCAGGGCGGCCACCGCCGGCCATTCGAAGGCCCGCAGCAGGGGCAGCACTTCGGATTCCAGTGAATCGAAGCCGCCGTCGAAGCTGAGCAGCACCGCGCGAGCGGGCAGCTCGACACGACCGGCGCGGGCGTCCAGCACCTGCTGCAGGCTGACCGGTCGATAGCCCTGCGCGGCCAGCCAGTCGAAGCGGGCGGTGAGCTGGTCGCGACTCAAGCGCTCGAAGCCCGCCTCGCGCGCTTGCCCCACCACGTCGGCGAAGCGCAGCACCAGCAGTTCGGCGCGGCTGTCGAATGCCAGCAGCGCGAGCAGCAGGCCCAGCAGCATGCGGCTCATTCGCCACCTCCAATGCGCAGCACCAAAGCC
This region includes:
- a CDS encoding SOS response-associated peptidase, with the protein product MCGRYTNATTWAEVHAASTPLPVLAPAEPPGIELNIAPTALAWVLRPDAEGVLRAARLRWGLVPAWSEAPSTKFSAFNARVESVAEKPVFRGAFRARRCLVPASGWYEWREEAGRKIPHLFEPAAGGALLFAGLWERWQRGDEAVESFTILTTEARGQVAEVHDRMPVLVAREDARQWLDLSLLEAEAFALSLQTPALKVERGRAPPASPRRPRLAPAPEQPGLF
- the ispF gene encoding 2-C-methyl-D-erythritol 2,4-cyclodiphosphate synthase, whose amino-acid sequence is MFRIGTGYDVHAFGPGDFVTLGGVRIPHGRGIVAHSDGDVLIHALCDALLGALALGDIGKHFPPSDDRWKGADSRDLLRAVLAMLKARGWAVVNVDSVVVCERPRLLPHIEAMRVNLAVDLEIDGDAVSVKATTSEKLGFTGREEGIAAQAVALLQKVGA
- the truD gene encoding tRNA pseudouridine(13) synthase TruD, giving the protein MSAVPERPRALGEAVLRARIREQPEDFRVDEVLGFAPGGGGEHLFVCIEKRQANTGWIAKQLAKWAGIAPMGVGYAGLKDRHAVTRQWFSLHLPKRIAPATAFEDAEAVLIEQAWHNRKLPRGALKGNRFHLRLRGVDGAREAIEQRLADIAARGVPNYFGAQRFGRDGRNLQAAEAMFAGRRVDREERSILLSSARSAIFNTVLGARVQRGDWDALAEGEVCMLDGSHSVFGPEPITPELAERAQRMDIHPTGPLWGTGALRCAGALAELETQCAAQFEALRAGLESIDLKQERRALRLPVRELVWRFEDDVTLQIEFFLPAGAFATSVLEALGEITDAAGRGGE
- the pgaD gene encoding poly-beta-1,6-N-acetyl-D-glucosamine biosynthesis protein PgaD; translation: MSQKTLNPADQVAATAHQLKPQGPLIVAPEKVHWRDRTLSHLLTGAAWAAYFWLIAPALTTLAWVLGLRYAWVELTAPLLTGEGMPGLLLPILAGSGVVVLLLWAEFNRWRFTGVERRRTTPPVSDDVVATALGAPLSLPHELRASFEKLPVVVLQMNEQAEPEGFIATLEPPKPLRRIMK
- the pgaC gene encoding poly-beta-1,6 N-acetyl-D-glucosamine synthase, which gives rise to MSWLQNPEFLSVFFGFAFYYPATMSIVWMSGGLYYFLRRERHEPPRHQPPEMKEYPFASLLVPCHNEGPNCEDTISALAAQIYPDFEIIAINDGSTDDTAEHLNRLTERFPRLRVIHLSRNLGKANALRMGTLAARGEYLICIDGDAMLDPWATRWMVWHLASGPRVGAVTGNPRIRNRSTLLGRLQVGEFSSIIGMIKRAQRVYGRIFTLSGVIAGFRKTALERIGFWNETMITEDIDISWRLQLDHWDIRYEPNALCWILMPETYKGLWKQRLRWAQGGVEVLMKHAGNLLNWKKRRMWGVLAEYFFSVIWAYVMLGILVLWAIGLVFDMPPALYVDTILPRWHGMVLALICMTQFGVSMIIDRRYEAGVGRNYFWMVWYPIAYWLLSLFTTVVAVPKTLFRGKPKRATWVSPDRGVQ
- the pgaB gene encoding poly-beta-1,6-N-acetyl-D-glucosamine N-deacetylase PgaB; the protein is MSRMLLGLLLALLAFDSRAELLVLRFADVVGQAREAGFERLSRDQLTARFDWLAAQGYRPVSLQQVLDARAGRVELPARAVLLSFDGGFDSLESEVLPLLRAFEWPAVAALPTARIGSDAGRLDWPALKRIADEGSIELVSAGHALDQPWPRAEDAAPLPSPSLRRFEGSALETSRDFAARVAADLQLSREAVEDGVGRTPRAIAWPLGAWTPLGMREADMRGMALGFDLSGRAQHDDAWPVLARLDVASEASLADFAAELAPRRAPAFRAVQVDLDYVFDPDPVQLERNLDALIERIDAIAPSHVWLQAFADPDGDGAADALYFGNRHLPVQAELFGRVAELLRRKTGVEVHAWLPVLGWHWPASEDAPRALATSNAGEIPRLDPTDPRTVERVAEIYADLAARAPIQGLLFHDDAFLREDELREALPDDAERVQALVELTRTLEAAAENERPRLRTARNLYARPLLEPVSVAWFAQDHASMLAAYDRVALMAMPRMEGARKEREWLLTLAGRVEALDPGFERTVFVLQTRDWAGGRAIEDAELIDWARQLRARGVRHLAYYPDDFLRAQPGLQAARAAASARRFPYLRQDDGTRQ